From the Brevibacillus choshinensis genome, one window contains:
- a CDS encoding Ger(x)C family spore germination protein produces the protein MITKDHVHYLLKVLLMAGYLIVSSGCSINKDINHRALPIVMGLENGDGGYKIYLLIPNMNQSRTNVRIVTGTGKTINEILDRISKNMEIQVDLLHLKVIVFERALAEKGLGDSISSFMRARDISSKTIMAISEERLGPLFDKLKSSSTQNGMDVYNFFEKNAGWSPDVALTRIWQVFRSLHSYTNDVAIPMIKPGQTTAIASTGSAVIRNGKMVGKITSDETLLVNTFIGLGTQGKIEVMDHASVRILAEKISHSSSVVGNQVILNSNLKLKITILETKGAASVTMIKQELEALLTGRFQRLFRKTQSVKADILGVGQLFRAKIPRDRLEHWRSDYYPNMKMTIQINTIVQNEGLLKTKS, from the coding sequence ATGATTACAAAAGACCATGTCCATTATCTTTTAAAGGTACTCTTGATGGCTGGATACCTGATTGTCTCTAGCGGATGCTCGATCAATAAAGACATCAATCACCGGGCGTTGCCGATTGTAATGGGCCTGGAAAATGGAGATGGTGGTTATAAAATTTATCTTCTGATCCCGAATATGAATCAAAGCCGGACTAATGTCAGGATCGTAACCGGTACTGGAAAAACGATTAACGAAATCTTGGACCGGATCAGCAAAAATATGGAGATACAAGTTGATCTCCTACATTTAAAGGTCATCGTATTCGAGCGAGCGTTAGCGGAAAAAGGTTTGGGGGACAGCATTTCGAGCTTTATGCGAGCCCGTGATATATCTTCAAAGACAATCATGGCCATAAGTGAAGAAAGACTGGGGCCATTGTTCGATAAGTTGAAATCCTCATCCACGCAAAACGGAATGGATGTCTATAATTTTTTTGAGAAAAATGCCGGTTGGTCCCCCGATGTGGCACTAACGCGAATTTGGCAAGTTTTCCGCAGCCTTCACTCTTACACCAATGACGTAGCCATCCCCATGATCAAGCCCGGCCAAACGACGGCCATAGCAAGCACCGGCTCGGCCGTTATAAGGAATGGAAAGATGGTTGGCAAAATTACTTCAGACGAAACTTTGTTGGTCAACACGTTTATTGGATTAGGCACGCAAGGGAAAATCGAAGTAATGGACCATGCTTCCGTGCGAATCCTAGCGGAAAAAATATCCCACAGCAGCTCTGTTGTGGGGAATCAGGTTATTTTGAACAGCAACCTAAAGCTAAAGATTACCATTCTGGAAACCAAGGGTGCTGCGTCTGTAACCATGATCAAACAAGAACTTGAAGCATTACTGACTGGTCGATTTCAGCGATTGTTCCGCAAAACCCAATCTGTTAAAGCCGATATTTTAGGAGTCGGTCAGCTTTTCCGAGCAAAGATTCCCCGCGATCGCCTAGAGCATTGGAGATCAGATTATTACCCAAATATGAAAATGACCATCCAAATCAATACGATTGTTCAGAATGAAGGACTCCTCAAAACGAAGAGCTAG
- a CDS encoding spore germination protein, protein MEEIISSMEFERKSDLSELPEALVQGKGILLFDGSAEAFVIGVAASYKRSITEPVNEAVVRGAHEGFIEHLITNLYLVRKRIENPNLVTRYYQVGKEAKAKLALLYMQDLANPDLVKEVDSRLGSIAMDTIFSPGFIAELIEDNPFSLFPQILFTERPDRAVAHLMEGRVVILSNEDPSALILPVTFFAFYQSPDDYQSRWVVGSFVRLIRLISFITSFLVPALYIAVVGFHPEILPSNLIFTVKSTIDRVPFPPIVEAFIMQITLEVLREAGVRLPSRVGQTIGIVGGLVIGESVVRAGLVSYSMVIVVALTAISSFVAPSNEISSVSRILGFPLMILAAMFGLIGIMFGLLILLIHLCKLECFGTPYFAPVMPLRIKDLKDTITRFPIWKLNQRPHDPHPKRLKQERYSRGWENEDPGKE, encoded by the coding sequence GTGGAAGAAATCATATCTTCTATGGAGTTTGAGAGGAAATCTGATCTCAGCGAGTTGCCCGAGGCTTTAGTTCAAGGAAAAGGAATATTGTTATTTGATGGCTCAGCAGAAGCTTTTGTAATCGGAGTCGCGGCAAGTTATAAACGGAGTATCACGGAGCCGGTGAACGAAGCAGTTGTTCGCGGCGCTCATGAAGGCTTTATTGAGCACCTCATCACGAATCTGTATCTGGTACGAAAGCGTATTGAAAATCCGAACCTGGTCACTCGCTATTACCAGGTCGGAAAGGAAGCAAAAGCAAAATTGGCCCTTCTATATATGCAGGATCTGGCCAATCCGGATCTGGTTAAAGAGGTAGATTCGAGACTTGGTTCCATTGCGATGGACACCATCTTCTCACCTGGATTTATTGCCGAACTGATAGAAGACAACCCATTTTCTCTTTTTCCGCAAATCTTATTTACGGAAAGACCGGATCGGGCAGTAGCTCATCTCATGGAAGGCCGTGTTGTTATCTTATCTAACGAAGATCCGTCTGCGTTGATTTTGCCTGTGACTTTCTTTGCTTTTTATCAAAGCCCAGATGATTATCAAAGCAGGTGGGTTGTCGGGTCGTTCGTCCGATTGATTCGCTTGATTAGCTTTATCACCTCTTTTCTAGTACCTGCTCTTTATATTGCCGTTGTCGGCTTTCATCCCGAAATTCTTCCTTCCAATTTGATCTTTACCGTAAAAAGCACTATAGACAGAGTTCCATTTCCACCGATTGTAGAGGCCTTTATCATGCAGATTACATTAGAGGTGCTGCGTGAAGCAGGGGTTCGTTTGCCTAGCCGGGTAGGTCAAACCATCGGCATTGTTGGCGGTTTAGTCATTGGTGAATCGGTCGTGCGAGCTGGATTGGTTTCTTATTCCATGGTTATCGTTGTCGCCTTAACCGCGATTTCGTCATTTGTTGCCCCGTCTAACGAAATAAGTTCGGTGTCTCGTATACTGGGCTTCCCACTCATGATCCTAGCCGCAATGTTCGGTTTGATCGGGATCATGTTTGGCTTGCTGATTCTTTTAATCCATTTATGTAAATTAGAGTGTTTTGGTACACCCTATTTTGCGCCGGTGATGCCTCTTCGAATCAAAGATTTGAAGGATACCATTACTCGTTTTCCAATCTGGAAATTGAATCAGCGCCCCCATGACCCGCATCCAAAACGGTTGAAACAAGAAAGATATTCAAGGGGGTGGGAAAATGAAGATCCCGGAAAAGAGTAG
- a CDS encoding Ger(x)C family spore germination protein codes for MKKIGMLSAALAVLLLITGCWDQDLLKDARLLYGGGFDLAPNGKLLSTFVIRDVPENEQQSPKNDIIYGVGNTPKQARDRADDQISRLLRTYRNRIVLIGEELAKQDIYPILDIFYRDPKSALNARIGVTQGKATDMLSLKKIGNVLIAEEIDELIKSKEETTTVPRVTLETIYPVMKDPGEDFVLPYLMQKGNRVEISRVAMFHDQRLTGILSPDESTMFLLLQASKGKVAKFTHKISNKKGQQKAFNYLTFNVDKSKRKMNVLIQPDDQITVKLDLKWKVSIDEYPKDKLDDKKMVARLNQLLSKEMTDLAKKTLKKMQDARCDGLGIARQLMAFQPDIWMKQKEEWGSHYQKVNFDPDIQVEIWKKGIIN; via the coding sequence ATGAAAAAGATCGGTATGTTGAGCGCGGCTCTTGCTGTTCTCCTCTTGATAACCGGGTGCTGGGACCAAGATCTTTTAAAAGACGCTCGTTTGCTTTATGGAGGAGGGTTCGATCTCGCGCCGAATGGAAAACTGTTATCCACCTTTGTCATACGGGACGTGCCCGAGAACGAACAACAGAGTCCTAAAAACGATATTATTTACGGGGTTGGCAATACGCCAAAGCAAGCCCGCGATAGAGCAGATGATCAAATATCCAGGCTGCTTCGTACCTACAGAAATCGGATTGTTCTCATTGGAGAAGAGTTGGCAAAACAAGATATTTATCCGATCCTCGATATTTTTTACCGTGATCCCAAGAGTGCATTAAATGCGAGGATCGGAGTGACGCAAGGAAAGGCGACCGACATGCTTTCCCTTAAAAAAATTGGGAATGTCTTAATCGCAGAAGAAATTGATGAATTAATCAAGAGCAAAGAAGAGACTACAACCGTCCCACGGGTTACCCTTGAAACGATTTACCCCGTCATGAAGGATCCCGGAGAGGATTTTGTTCTTCCATACCTCATGCAGAAAGGGAACCGAGTGGAGATTTCTCGTGTCGCCATGTTTCATGATCAACGATTGACAGGGATATTGAGCCCTGATGAATCAACCATGTTCTTACTATTACAAGCCAGTAAGGGGAAAGTGGCGAAATTCACACATAAAATAAGTAACAAAAAAGGCCAGCAAAAAGCCTTTAATTATTTGACTTTTAATGTAGATAAATCGAAACGAAAGATGAACGTGTTGATTCAACCAGACGATCAAATTACGGTTAAGCTGGATTTGAAGTGGAAAGTAAGTATCGATGAATATCCCAAGGACAAGTTAGACGATAAAAAAATGGTTGCCCGTTTAAACCAACTTCTATCTAAAGAAATGACTGATTTAGCTAAAAAAACGCTAAAAAAAATGCAAGATGCCCGCTGCGACGGTTTAGGTATCGCCAGGCAGCTCATGGCGTTCCAGCCTGATATTTGGATGAAGCAAAAGGAAGAATGGGGGAGCCATTATCAAAAAGTGAACTTTGATCCCGACATTCAGGTGGAAATTTGGAAAAAAGGGATTATTAACTAA
- a CDS encoding 5'-nucleotidase C-terminal domain-containing protein, translating to MEAIGFDVGTLGNHEFDEGIVELQRMIHGGEHPKGTKGYDGMNFPIVAANAFDTEKGELITEPYVIKEVGGKKIGFIGVVTQETPNMIVRKGNETLKITDEVEAINQYTEELKKQGIKAIVVLAHNPTTQTGKADLYDATDIAERVDDEVDVIFAAHNHVSVNKEVDNKLIVQAYSYGSAFSDVDLELDPVSGDIVSKKAEIVTVYQKNYTPDSNVAAIMKKYEDLIAPIKAEVVGVSSAALPKGYPSATEEQGDNALGNLIADGMKKTMDADFALMNGGGVRTDLPAGNVTFGDLFAIQPFGNVLNKVKLSGADLETVLNNQITDRGLDFHIAGFKYTYTYDSTTKSGKVVDIFLPDGSKINKNNEYSVVVNNYMYGNVKYGIGSLGTDLEIGPVDLTATVAYVKSLPNQFDYKVEGRIQKVMVPVTTP from the coding sequence ATGGAAGCAATTGGCTTTGACGTCGGTACTCTCGGTAATCATGAATTCGACGAAGGTATTGTTGAGTTGCAACGCATGATTCATGGCGGAGAACATCCAAAAGGAACAAAAGGCTATGATGGCATGAATTTCCCGATCGTTGCGGCAAATGCATTTGACACCGAAAAAGGTGAGCTTATAACAGAACCATATGTAATAAAAGAAGTTGGCGGTAAAAAGATCGGGTTCATAGGTGTCGTTACCCAAGAAACTCCAAATATGATTGTGAGAAAAGGAAATGAAACACTTAAAATAACCGATGAAGTAGAAGCGATTAATCAATATACTGAAGAGTTAAAGAAGCAAGGTATCAAGGCCATTGTGGTCCTTGCTCACAATCCTACAACTCAAACAGGCAAAGCAGATTTATATGACGCAACAGATATCGCAGAGAGAGTGGATGACGAAGTAGACGTGATTTTCGCTGCCCACAACCATGTTTCTGTGAACAAAGAAGTAGACAATAAGTTAATCGTTCAAGCTTATTCGTATGGTTCAGCGTTTTCTGATGTAGATCTCGAGCTTGATCCTGTCTCTGGTGATATTGTTAGCAAAAAAGCGGAGATCGTAACTGTATATCAGAAGAATTACACTCCAGATTCCAATGTAGCTGCGATCATGAAAAAATACGAAGATTTGATTGCTCCGATTAAAGCTGAAGTAGTTGGTGTTTCCTCTGCAGCATTACCAAAAGGGTATCCTTCTGCCACAGAAGAGCAAGGTGATAACGCACTCGGAAATCTCATCGCGGATGGTATGAAAAAGACTATGGATGCAGATTTTGCGCTTATGAATGGCGGCGGTGTTCGTACGGATCTCCCGGCAGGTAATGTTACATTCGGTGATCTGTTCGCGATTCAACCGTTTGGCAATGTGCTCAACAAGGTGAAGCTCAGCGGCGCGGATTTAGAGACGGTACTAAACAACCAAATTACGGACAGAGGTCTTGATTTCCATATCGCCGGCTTTAAATACACGTATACCTACGATAGCACTACTAAATCAGGTAAAGTGGTGGACATCTTTTTGCCGGATGGAAGCAAGATCAACAAAAACAACGAATATAGTGTTGTTGTGAACAACTATATGTACGGTAATGTGAAGTATGGTATTGGCTCTCTTGGTACAGATCTTGAGATTGGTCCAGTAGATTTAACAGCAACGGTTGCTTATGTAAAATCACTGCCGAATCAATTTGATTATAAAGTGGAAGGTCGTATCCAAAAAGTAATGGTTCCAGTGACGACGCCATAA
- a CDS encoding spore germination protein, giving the protein MDLLERLQTRQKRDSDLFFHRMFLFDQPVTLTGYTSLVDLPQTLMLLQRQAQNAVAAERPLCALEIGIGEFINHTEEQVVIDAMTEGHVIVLLESSNSCIKVIPVSRTLSRSIEAPTTENVMRGSISSFIEDLDTNIGILKKHVLSDKLRTQSYWFGKDQRRRAILLYMEGKTNTSFLTAMIRRIESNLDKDIPNLLSLSKLFGFPKWTLITRFNTTELPENVASALGVGKVVLFLDRFPFAIVLPTLIMDMFAEESDRNFPLFFVIVIRLLRIVGVLANMLMPGLYVALVSVNPDVLRIELALSIASSRVGVPYPALIETLLLLIILELILEASIRLPKTIGPTITMVGGIILGQAVVQAKLVSNILIIILAATTIASFTVIGFHNAISIRISKYLLLILSAIFGVLGLFVGIVVVCAYLASVSTFGIPYVYQWKARGKTDG; this is encoded by the coding sequence TTGGACCTATTGGAACGTTTGCAGACAAGACAAAAGCGGGATTCCGATTTGTTTTTCCATCGCATGTTTCTTTTCGATCAACCTGTCACCCTCACAGGGTACACATCACTAGTTGATTTGCCCCAGACCCTTATGTTGCTTCAACGGCAAGCTCAGAATGCCGTCGCTGCAGAAAGGCCGTTGTGTGCGCTCGAAATCGGAATCGGTGAATTTATAAACCATACTGAAGAGCAAGTAGTAATCGACGCAATGACAGAAGGACATGTGATCGTTCTACTTGAATCATCCAACTCTTGCATAAAAGTTATTCCGGTATCCCGTACTTTGTCCCGATCCATTGAAGCGCCAACGACCGAAAATGTAATGCGCGGTTCGATTAGCTCCTTCATAGAAGATCTTGATACCAATATCGGAATTCTAAAAAAGCACGTGCTTTCGGACAAACTTCGAACGCAGTCATACTGGTTTGGAAAAGATCAACGCAGACGAGCAATACTTTTATACATGGAGGGGAAAACAAACACCTCGTTCCTCACGGCAATGATACGAAGAATCGAATCCAATTTAGATAAAGATATTCCCAATTTGCTTTCGTTATCCAAACTGTTTGGATTTCCGAAATGGACGTTAATTACCCGGTTCAATACGACCGAGTTACCCGAGAATGTCGCCTCGGCACTTGGGGTGGGCAAAGTGGTTCTGTTTCTTGATCGCTTTCCATTTGCCATTGTTCTACCGACTCTAATCATGGACATGTTCGCAGAGGAGAGCGATCGGAATTTTCCTCTGTTTTTCGTGATAGTCATTCGGTTATTGCGTATCGTCGGCGTATTGGCAAACATGTTGATGCCCGGATTGTATGTCGCCCTTGTTTCGGTAAATCCCGACGTACTTCGAATTGAGCTTGCTTTATCGATTGCAAGCAGCCGTGTGGGCGTCCCTTATCCTGCCTTGATCGAAACACTACTTCTCCTCATCATCCTGGAACTGATACTTGAGGCCAGTATCCGGCTTCCGAAAACCATCGGACCTACGATAACGATGGTTGGCGGCATTATCCTTGGGCAAGCAGTGGTGCAGGCAAAGCTTGTCAGCAACATCCTCATTATTATATTGGCTGCAACTACTATCGCAAGTTTTACGGTGATCGGGTTTCACAATGCTATATCCATCCGTATTTCCAAGTATCTGTTACTGATTCTATCGGCGATATTCGGCGTGCTGGGACTCTTCGTCGGGATAGTGGTAGTCTGCGCATACCTGGCAAGTGTGAGTACTTTTGGAATTCCTTACGTGTATCAGTGGAAAGCAAGGGGCAAAACAGATGGATAA
- a CDS encoding multicopper oxidase domain-containing protein codes for MVQPLDPKRIPKYVNQLVIPPVYMPTILRQPMTGEVIGHAYQIEVSEFQQQILPPGFGTTKVFGYGGMIQNPHTGRAFYYRSAPGPTFEAVRGIPLHVQWINNITGPHFLPVDPTLDWANPNSMAIPRPPAPSFPPGFPQAQQPVPIVPHLHGGENPSYYDGNPDAWWTADGRTGIAFVTDTYIFPNVQQPTTLWYHDHTMGMTRLNNYAGLTGLYVLRELDDCIFPVEKMRFY; via the coding sequence ATGGTACAACCTTTAGATCCGAAACGGATTCCTAAATACGTTAATCAACTTGTTATCCCACCGGTATATATGCCTACTATTCTTAGACAGCCAATGACTGGTGAAGTGATCGGTCATGCTTATCAAATCGAGGTGAGCGAGTTTCAGCAGCAAATCTTACCGCCTGGATTCGGCACAACAAAAGTGTTCGGTTATGGTGGAATGATACAGAACCCGCATACAGGAAGAGCTTTTTACTATCGGAGCGCTCCTGGCCCTACGTTTGAAGCTGTCAGAGGAATTCCATTACATGTTCAATGGATAAACAACATTACCGGTCCCCATTTTCTCCCGGTTGATCCTACACTCGATTGGGCAAACCCAAATTCCATGGCAATTCCACGCCCACCAGCTCCGTCATTTCCACCAGGTTTTCCCCAAGCACAGCAACCTGTACCGATTGTTCCTCATTTACACGGAGGCGAGAACCCATCTTATTATGACGGTAATCCTGATGCTTGGTGGACTGCAGATGGAAGGACCGGCATAGCATTCGTTACAGATACCTACATCTTCCCGAATGTACAACAGCCTACCACCCTCTGGTATCATGACCACACTATGGGCATGACGCGTTTGAACAATTACGCGGGACTGACAGGGTTATATGTACTCCGTGAACTGGATGACTGTATCTTCCCAGTGGAGAAAATGAGATTTTACTAA
- a CDS encoding GerAB/ArcD/ProY family transporter: protein MKIPEKSRITQGQLMFFVIQTQVGVGILSLPHKMQATAKGGGWISTLIAGLVVQVIILILWALCRRFPSDTIYSFLPKITGKLIGNLLGLAYIGYFLTSAGMILGLFADVVGKWVLQTTPRWALLLLTLLTCIYLVKEHIRVIARLFVISSFTIIVMVILSLFGYAHANFTYLFPIMEAGWWNIIKAANEALFPLIGYEVILVIYPFVEGKSGGKLKAASLGNLLISIFYTFEVFTSLVIFSPAVMPAVSEPLLYMLKGFSFQIIQRIDLIFLSLWIFIVSTATVSWLYMATVGLGHFFHGGEHKKAVFYAVFIVFILALISQDPSISDLYDRVIKISHYAFVVVLPLILLVFSYLSSKRRALVR, encoded by the coding sequence ATGAAGATCCCGGAAAAGAGTAGAATTACTCAAGGGCAGCTCATGTTTTTTGTAATACAGACTCAAGTGGGGGTTGGAATTTTATCTCTTCCTCATAAAATGCAGGCAACTGCTAAGGGAGGAGGGTGGATCTCTACATTAATCGCTGGATTGGTCGTACAAGTAATTATTTTGATTCTTTGGGCTCTTTGCAGACGGTTTCCTTCCGATACGATATACAGTTTCTTGCCGAAAATCACCGGCAAGCTTATAGGGAATCTGCTTGGGTTAGCTTATATTGGCTATTTCCTGACCTCTGCGGGCATGATTTTAGGCTTGTTTGCCGATGTCGTGGGAAAGTGGGTGCTCCAAACAACTCCAAGATGGGCATTATTACTTCTCACCCTTCTTACCTGTATATATTTGGTTAAAGAACACATTAGAGTAATTGCCAGACTATTTGTCATTTCCTCGTTTACCATCATTGTGATGGTGATACTATCCTTGTTCGGTTATGCCCATGCGAATTTTACTTATCTATTTCCGATAATGGAAGCTGGATGGTGGAATATCATTAAAGCTGCGAATGAGGCATTATTTCCTTTAATCGGCTACGAAGTTATATTAGTCATTTACCCTTTTGTTGAAGGGAAAAGCGGTGGGAAATTAAAGGCAGCATCGTTAGGTAATTTGTTGATTTCCATTTTTTACACATTTGAGGTGTTCACCAGTTTAGTTATTTTTAGCCCAGCGGTTATGCCCGCCGTTTCGGAACCTCTCCTCTACATGCTGAAAGGATTTTCCTTCCAGATCATTCAACGGATCGATTTAATCTTTTTATCTTTATGGATTTTTATTGTTAGCACTGCCACTGTTTCGTGGCTTTACATGGCAACGGTAGGTTTGGGTCACTTCTTTCACGGTGGTGAACATAAAAAGGCGGTCTTCTATGCTGTTTTCATTGTTTTTATTCTCGCTCTGATATCACAAGATCCGTCGATCAGTGACCTCTACGATCGAGTGATTAAGATTTCTCATTATGCGTTTGTGGTGGTTCTTCCTTTGATCCTGCTCGTCTTTTCGTATCTGTCAAGTAAAAGGAGGGCGTTGGTAAGATGA
- a CDS encoding multicopper oxidase family protein: MVNGKVWPNLHVNPQQYRFRLLNGSNARFYHLQLSNQQTFIQIGTDGGYLPQPVELSSLLLAPAERADILIDFSEMAPGTKVILTNNAKAPFPDGTTPDPQTVGQIMQFTVINAPVIPQKKLPPVLNHMPQLTPTKTRTLTLFELMGPTGSLGLTLDGQFWRNSVSELPQASSTEEWQVANLTTDTHPIHLHLIQFLLVGRQKFRSDDYLRDWKRLNQTTPPGTPPYYSKPKTLSIEPYLQGQPIAPPQNERGWKDTIKMYPGEVTTIRARFASQDGSPFPFDPSIGPGYVWHCHMLEHEDNEMMRPLKILP, encoded by the coding sequence ATGGTGAATGGAAAGGTGTGGCCAAACCTTCATGTCAATCCTCAACAATATCGTTTTCGTTTGCTGAATGGTTCGAATGCACGCTTTTATCATTTGCAGCTTTCCAATCAGCAGACATTTATCCAAATTGGTACCGATGGTGGGTATTTGCCGCAGCCGGTAGAACTATCCTCCCTTTTGCTTGCCCCGGCTGAACGGGCCGATATTCTTATTGATTTTTCTGAGATGGCTCCTGGTACAAAAGTGATATTAACGAATAATGCTAAAGCACCTTTCCCCGATGGAACAACACCAGACCCGCAGACTGTCGGTCAAATCATGCAATTTACTGTCATTAATGCACCCGTCATACCGCAAAAGAAATTGCCGCCTGTCCTTAACCACATGCCGCAATTAACGCCAACAAAAACGAGAACGTTGACTTTATTCGAACTGATGGGACCCACTGGTTCGTTGGGACTAACGCTAGATGGCCAATTCTGGCGAAATTCCGTTTCTGAGCTACCTCAGGCGAGTTCTACAGAAGAGTGGCAAGTGGCGAACCTCACCACTGATACTCATCCCATCCATCTTCATCTTATTCAGTTCCTGCTCGTTGGCCGCCAGAAATTCCGATCTGACGATTATTTGCGAGACTGGAAGAGACTCAATCAGACGACACCTCCGGGAACTCCACCTTATTATAGTAAGCCCAAGACACTGTCAATTGAACCCTATTTGCAAGGTCAGCCGATTGCGCCTCCCCAAAATGAGAGAGGCTGGAAGGATACCATAAAAATGTATCCTGGAGAAGTTACGACGATAAGAGCTCGGTTTGCATCTCAGGATGGCAGTCCCTTTCCATTCGACCCTAGTATTGGGCCGGGATATGTATGGCATTGTCATATGCTTGAACACGAGGATAATGAAATGATGAGACCATTGAAGATATTGCCTTGA
- a CDS encoding DJ-1/PfpI family protein, giving the protein MNKRQWRVGIFLFDDVEVLDFAGPFEVFSVTELENGHQPFVVETVSEKGNIVIACNGLKVQPDYSFDTIPKFDILIIPGGLGAREREIHNDNVIKWITNQMKTVQLMTSVCTGALLLAKAGLLQGKMATTHWASLERLEKEFPHVEVQREVKFVDEGNIITSGGISAGINMSFHIVKRLLGSDVARETAKIMEYDIVI; this is encoded by the coding sequence ATGAATAAAAGACAGTGGAGAGTAGGAATTTTTTTATTTGATGATGTAGAGGTTTTAGATTTTGCAGGTCCATTTGAAGTTTTTTCTGTCACAGAATTAGAAAATGGTCATCAGCCATTTGTAGTAGAAACAGTATCAGAAAAAGGGAACATAGTAATTGCTTGTAATGGGTTAAAGGTACAGCCAGATTACAGTTTTGATACTATACCTAAATTTGATATTTTAATTATCCCTGGTGGTCTAGGTGCTAGGGAACGAGAAATACATAATGACAATGTAATAAAGTGGATTACAAATCAAATGAAAACGGTGCAACTAATGACATCTGTATGTACGGGTGCTTTACTATTAGCAAAGGCTGGTTTACTTCAAGGTAAAATGGCAACGACTCATTGGGCAAGTCTTGAAAGATTAGAAAAAGAATTTCCACATGTCGAAGTACAACGGGAAGTTAAATTTGTTGATGAAGGCAATATAATTACGTCAGGTGGAATTTCAGCAGGTATCAATATGTCATTTCATATTGTGAAACGATTATTAGGTTCTGACGTTGCTCGGGAAACTGCTAAAATTATGGAATATGATATTGTTATTTAA
- a CDS encoding GerAB/ArcD/ProY family transporter, with protein sequence MDKSLQVITMYLLTHIGLIFFMYPTDIIESVPVGHWSAILLGFACHVIVIGVYTKGLSYAAPKNVIDMFLVMGKVFTVILLLPVTVYFVMILVITVRAYSEIITLIFLANMQMWAIMALLLAVAVLICALGIETLFRTGVLVAVLFLPILLLIFCLSFQNVDWYYAFPLMDEQAASLSYIVSRPYLLSMFAFTGGFMFLGFIPPSIPYKRHKVMWASAVLLPLFLISTYIPLLTFGQNTASKFQFPFVMAIDTVNVTWLMFDRITMFFMISLICFVLLFLSIVMWKTTLLIRRGFPFIQPVHANLLLALAIFIVCLQIPDWKSVQQLLWWNTYLRLYVMTVIPLVTLVLGIRHHRKGVACP encoded by the coding sequence ATGGATAAAAGTTTACAAGTGATAACCATGTATCTCCTAACACATATAGGTCTGATATTTTTCATGTATCCGACAGACATCATCGAAAGCGTTCCTGTTGGTCATTGGAGCGCGATATTGCTTGGATTTGCATGTCATGTCATAGTGATCGGCGTATATACGAAAGGATTAAGCTATGCAGCGCCTAAAAACGTAATCGATATGTTTCTGGTAATGGGCAAAGTTTTTACGGTTATTTTGTTGCTTCCCGTTACTGTTTATTTCGTGATGATACTCGTCATTACGGTCCGTGCTTATTCGGAAATTATAACGCTTATTTTCCTAGCTAACATGCAGATGTGGGCGATAATGGCCCTCCTGCTGGCTGTAGCCGTACTTATTTGTGCTCTAGGCATTGAAACGCTTTTCAGAACAGGAGTGCTTGTCGCCGTTCTATTTCTTCCCATCCTTCTATTAATCTTTTGCCTTTCCTTTCAAAATGTAGATTGGTATTATGCTTTTCCTTTGATGGACGAGCAAGCTGCATCTCTTTCGTACATAGTCAGCCGTCCTTACTTGCTCAGCATGTTTGCTTTCACGGGCGGGTTCATGTTCCTGGGTTTTATTCCCCCTTCTATTCCATACAAACGCCACAAGGTGATGTGGGCCAGCGCTGTGCTTCTCCCTTTATTTCTGATATCGACTTACATCCCACTTTTAACGTTCGGACAAAATACTGCATCCAAGTTTCAATTCCCTTTCGTTATGGCAATCGATACGGTAAATGTAACTTGGTTGATGTTTGACCGGATCACTATGTTTTTCATGATTAGTTTGATTTGCTTCGTTTTACTCTTTCTATCAATAGTTATGTGGAAGACCACCCTGCTAATTCGGAGGGGCTTCCCATTTATCCAACCAGTACATGCAAATCTCTTACTGGCTCTAGCCATATTTATTGTTTGTTTGCAAATTCCAGATTGGAAATCTGTTCAGCAGTTGCTTTGGTGGAACACCTATTTGCGCCTATATGTTATGACAGTCATTCCGCTTGTCACGCTTGTTTTGGGAATTCGTCATCATCGAAAAGGAGTAGCTTGTCCATGA